The proteins below come from a single Necator americanus strain Aroian chromosome V, whole genome shotgun sequence genomic window:
- a CDS encoding hypothetical protein (NECATOR_CHRV.G17370.T1), whose translation MPSFYRQRESLRSGRPSRQGHGRDSTSYHHAAVVEVGAMVLQNMFSALSFLHYRKDDDFVDRLSYFYTSSFLIMMAVLVSFKQFGGRPLECWVPAQFTASWEAYTEMYCWAQNTYWVPIEQDIPVDIAEREYRQISYYQWVPFFLLIQAFLYYIPCLMWRLMSDKSGIRLNDIVQMATEKENIEPDYRIRTIESLSRHIESALRYQHTATSRTQYTLHRVFKCFNMRYYESYVTGMYLATKIMYVGNILTNLVLVNKFLETDDYSIYGLGVLRDLLFGRTWMESGNFPRVTLCDFEVRVLGNNQRHSVQCVLVINIFNEKIFILIWLWFTLLFVASTLDMLYWFSISMFHRDRFRFVLRHLELTSDPDKPELFRKEKRKQVEHFLRTYLKVDGVLVLRMIALHAGVMFCTEITDALWKRYLSQHPENLIDEDSSLITFARAQSIRRKRHDSGSGPEGQNHQRLGRILSHRSTGGSFRLNRTGSTNRSLNEGKTTPQSPKATSSTFSKVKPRRAVVTITSPSTEVTEPNGGDTIQEISKREGVPLAV comes from the exons ATGCCTTCCTTCTACAGACAGAGAGAGTCTCTGAGGTCCGGAAGGCCATCTCGGCAAG GACACGGTCGCGATTCTACAAGCTATCACCACGCTGCGGTGGTGGAAGTTGGAGCCATGGTGCTCCAGAATATGTTCAG TGCGCTTTCGTTCCTTCACTACAGAAAGGACGATGATTTTGTAGACAGATTGTCCTACTTTTATACGTCCTCATTCCTGATTATGATGGCCGTTCTCGTTAGCTTTAAGCAG TTCGGCGGTCGTCCGCTAGAATGCTGGGTTCCGGCACAGTTTACTGCTAGCTGGGAAGCCTATACAGAAATGTACTGCTGGGCACAAAATACTTACTGGGTGCCCATCGAACAG GACATTCCTGTTGATATAGCTGAGCGCGAGTACCGCCAAATTTCCTACTACCAATGGGTTCcgttctttcttctcattcaAGCCTTTCTCTACTATATTCCGTGCCTTATGTGGAGACTTATGAGTGACAAATCTG GTATTCGACTTAACGATATCGTCCAGATGGCTACTGAGAAAGAGAACATCGAACCCGATTATCGGATTCGTACTATTGAATCTTTGTCAAGGCATATAGAGTCTGCATTGAG GTATCAACACACTGCCACATCTCGAACGCAGTACACATTACATAGAGTATTTAAATGCTTCAATATGCGCTATTATGAAAGCTATGTGACCGGCATGTATCTG GCCACAAAAATTATGTATGTGGGAAACATCCTCACCAATCTTGTGCTCGTTAATAAATTCCTAGAAACTGACGACTATTCTATTTATGGCCTAGGGGTACTACGAGACCTACTCTTTGGCAGAACATGGATGGAAAGCGGGAATTTTCCGCGAGTCActctg TGTGACTTCGAGGTTCGAGTGCTGGGAAACAATCAGCGACATTCCGTACAGTGTGTTCTGGTAATCAACATCTTCAACgaaaagatttttattttaatttggtTGTGGTTTACATTACTGTTCGTCGCCTCCACACTCGATATGCTCTATTGGTTCAGCATTTCAATGTTTCACAG AGATCGTTTCCGTTTCGTGCTACGACATTTGGAACTCACATCCGATCCCGACAAACCAGAGTTGTTTCggaaggaaaaacgaaaacaagtgGAACATTTCCTTCGAACTTATCTCAAA GTCGATGGTGTGCTTGTCTTACGGATGATAGCCTTACACGCTGGTGTAATGTTCTGCACGGAGATCACGGACGCCTTATGGAAACGTTACCTCTCTCAGCATCCTGAGAACTTGATAGATGAGGACTCTAGCCTAATCACTTTTGCGAG AGCTCAATCCATTCGACGGAAAAGGCACGACAGTGGAAGTGGCCCCGAAGGGCAAAATCATCAACGGCTTGGTCGGATACTGTCGCACAG AAGCACCGGTGGTAGCTTTCGTCTCAACCGTACAGGATCGACGAATCGCTCGCTCAACGAGGGTAAAACGACTCCTCAATCTCCTAAAGCAACTTCATCAAC CTTTTCTAAGGTCAAACCTCGCCGTGCCGTCGTCACTATAACCAGTCCAAGTACAGAGGTAACCGAACCGAACGGAGGCGACACTATCCAGGAGATCAGCAAGCGGGAAGGCGTGCCGCTTGCTGTCTGA
- a CDS encoding hypothetical protein (NECATOR_CHRV.G17373.T1) has product MRGKTTVEVVVVGKTSHQLIIRKEEDKKKKKEEKPKEEVKPREEVKPEEEKPKEEVKPKEEDKKKKKEEKFKEEIKPKEEVKPEEGTIQIVQYTKKGIQVFSTL; this is encoded by the exons ATGAGAGGGAAAACCACTGTCGAAGTAGTTGTAGTCGGGAAGACGTCACATCAACTCATTA TAagaaaggaagaggacaagaagaagaagaaggaagagaagcctaaggaagaagtcaagccgagggaagaagtgaaaccagaggaagagaagccgaaggaagaggtgaaacctaaggaagaggacaagaagaagaagaaggaagagaagttTAAGGAAGAAATCAAGCCCAAGGAAGAGGTTAAACCAGAGGAAGGAACCATCCAGATAGTGCAATAtacgaaaaaaggaatacaaGTTTTCTCCACTTTGTAA
- a CDS encoding hypothetical protein (NECATOR_CHRV.G17369.T3) has product MSLCEYFNKLGVERRECGTTSTLPYRSTDQYRTQYDQPQTNSIVSSQLFGALPLCISYFHSCMSSTSCESGTICTNGVNAGSCCTNPSHKTCPSPTSLNIYCRKIRGVSWCNTDFDCHGTSSMPSICCPTGCNYNMCIRRGLPPPVPHIRRHIPAFSALSEQDTTHIPSTDCPDPYTLTARCVVRMPTSWCLTDSECPSLNISHPRKCCATSCGYNVCAIKYNGKWMVA; this is encoded by the exons ATGAGTTTATGtgaatatttcaacaaattag GAGTGGAAAGACGAGAATGTGGCACGACATCCACACTTCCTTATAGATCAACAGATCAGTATCGAACACAGTATGACCAACCGCAAACAAATTCGATAGTGTCTTCTCAAT tGTTCGGTGCATTACCCCTATGTATAAGTTATTTTCATTCGTGTATGTCCTCAACATCATGTGAATCGGGCACCATATGCACCAACGGTGTCAACGCAGGTTCCTGTTGCACAAATCCATCACACAAAAC GTGCCCTTCTCCAACCTCTTTAAATATTTACTGTCGAAAGATACGAGGCGTTAGTTG GTGCAACACTGATTTTGACTGTCACGGGACCTCCTCCATGCCATCCATTTGTTGCCCAACAGGATGTAATTACAACATGTGTATCCGGAGGGGTTTGCCTCCACCGGTACCACATATTCGAAGACATATTCCAG CATTCTCTGCATTGTCCGAACAAGATACGACCCATATTCCGTCGACGGATTGTCCTGACCCGTACACCCTAACCGCACGGTGCGTGGTTCGAATGCCGACAAGCTGGTGTTTGACCGATTCAGAATGCCCCTCTTTGAACATCAGTCATCCACGAAA ATGTTGTGCAACATCATGCGGATACAATGTTTGCGCCATCAAATACAATGGGAAATGGATGGTTGCCTAA